In Chromatiaceae bacterium, a single genomic region encodes these proteins:
- a CDS encoding TIR domain-containing protein — protein sequence MDPAYDAFLSYNRRDSAAVELLAERLVREAGLRVWIDRNALSPGESWRREIEQALNDAAAAVIIWGPHGLGPVQLQERDLAYVIRDANPDFRLIHVFLPGAEPPRASWASVDTWIRFAGGLDEQETFDRLVAALKGLATRQEFTADLPDDPAPYRGLAAFTTADAHLFFGRGDVIEQLLRQLRHAPFVAVIGPSGCGKTSLVQAGVLPRLDSNGRGPDDGRIQMLLRPGSRPLEALAAALLRVQSTDDPVGRLAQITETLAADPGAFAGLLNALFDPARPLVLVVDRLEELFGLCADPQQRAAFASAILSATSRGRVVVTMRADFYGELGALRDLADRVVAHQLYIKPLPAEAVIEVIEAPAAQVGAVFEKGLAAQLAMDALGDGEVALPLLQHTLELLWRRRRGRWLTWDAYREIGGVSGALRYHADGVIDALSDADAGIARRLLTGLVWVGEQRGAVAARPIAKVELLNRFADPARAEGVLQRLADERLVVIRADAGGAMADIAHDTLPLYWSRLRTWVDADRAFLQWRERLRLVMSEWQRLDQDPASLLHGSALLEAERWQTEQAVELGAGERRFIERSLAKRDSDRRARERRRRRALLAVSGALVVTALLAGLLAWQWRLAEAQTRAALAGQWAAEAQRLAGSEPDRTEQVALLAVESFNAVPSRQAYQALHAAVALMPRRVVGGLGHPASINRLRFDPAGRLLLSASDDHTVGVWDWRASRAVQRLQHAGRVNLAIFSPDGKLIASASEDDTAAVWDTASGRRLFVLPHDGDVVDLAFSPDGYYLATASHDKKARLWNLDDGTLERTFEMVRWVTAVTFSDDGRYLAIGSGSAIELWADRLRLGQGAGAAQRDRLARERPGGVLVWDIAQGSERLRLKDGQGINDVSFSPDSRLIAVASADRSATTHDLLSGEALASVQHEDGVQQVAFSPDGRYVASISASGLLLTSAVNSAKAWDPHSGQEYARVAFAAPLLDLAVSPSGRTFVVGSGDRTARVVEPMLQREIARIGWPGSVLAVAFSPDAHHVAVAGAQGDLSVWEVADSAARFGLASNWSNRAVTLSPDGSYLAGYGPAGSIELWPIGGDQARARVATGDEVAVLRVAIDGGRLATTHADGIARLWDASSGTPIAQAPRGDVNGLAIPAPDGRHWAFTGETLEQLNIVDPSAPSQAVTVRHEAGIVHAVFSADSRLLATAGQDAAVRVWEVATGRLRQALALGGDVSSLAFSHDAQLLAVAGVDDVRVYRTLDGQLAERIPHAASLVAFSHDDGYLAIADQHDLVIWDRIRGEVLGSIAHDASVYQVAFSGDGETVVTATGELFSAQHRVQRWLWQPEALLAEACTRATRNLTQAEWIRYMSGLSYRRTCPDLPIDLADAMQHAAALAKAGDRDAAHDAYRRAARWAIDAGDAAACNGVCWLGGLDGFAETVLPACDCAVDLSTEQRAFHRDSRALVRARSGDRLGAAEDLTAFVAALRDEPAMAGMVAQREAWLQILSNGGDPYDHATLEALRRE from the coding sequence ATGGATCCCGCATATGACGCATTCCTGAGCTACAACCGCCGTGACAGCGCGGCCGTGGAGCTGCTGGCCGAACGATTGGTGCGCGAGGCCGGGTTGCGGGTCTGGATCGACCGCAACGCGCTGAGCCCCGGGGAATCCTGGCGCCGGGAGATAGAGCAGGCGCTGAATGACGCCGCCGCGGCCGTGATCATCTGGGGACCGCACGGCCTCGGCCCGGTGCAGCTGCAGGAACGTGATCTCGCGTATGTGATCCGCGACGCCAACCCGGACTTCAGACTCATCCATGTGTTTCTACCGGGTGCCGAGCCGCCGCGGGCCAGCTGGGCAAGCGTCGACACCTGGATTCGGTTTGCCGGAGGTCTCGACGAGCAGGAAACCTTCGACCGACTGGTCGCCGCCCTGAAGGGGTTGGCGACGCGCCAGGAGTTCACGGCCGATCTGCCCGATGATCCCGCGCCCTACCGCGGGCTCGCGGCGTTCACCACGGCCGACGCGCATCTTTTCTTTGGCCGCGGCGATGTGATCGAGCAACTCCTGCGGCAACTGCGGCACGCACCTTTCGTGGCGGTCATCGGACCCTCCGGCTGTGGCAAGACATCGTTGGTGCAGGCCGGCGTGCTGCCGAGGCTCGATTCGAACGGCCGCGGGCCCGACGACGGTCGGATCCAGATGCTGTTGCGCCCCGGCAGTCGACCGCTCGAGGCGCTCGCAGCGGCATTGTTGCGTGTCCAGTCGACCGACGATCCTGTCGGACGCCTCGCGCAGATCACCGAGACGCTCGCGGCCGACCCGGGTGCATTTGCGGGGCTGCTGAACGCGCTGTTCGACCCCGCGAGGCCACTGGTCCTGGTCGTCGACCGGCTCGAAGAGCTGTTCGGCCTCTGCGCCGATCCGCAGCAGCGTGCCGCGTTCGCCTCCGCGATCCTGTCGGCGACCTCGCGCGGTCGCGTGGTCGTGACGATGCGCGCCGATTTCTACGGCGAGTTGGGCGCCCTGCGCGACCTGGCCGATCGGGTCGTCGCACACCAGCTCTACATCAAGCCGCTGCCGGCGGAGGCCGTGATTGAGGTGATCGAGGCGCCGGCGGCGCAGGTCGGTGCGGTGTTCGAGAAAGGGCTGGCGGCGCAGCTGGCGATGGACGCTCTGGGTGACGGCGAGGTGGCGTTGCCCCTGCTGCAACACACGCTGGAGTTGTTGTGGCGCCGCCGCCGTGGGCGCTGGTTGACCTGGGATGCCTATCGCGAGATCGGTGGTGTCTCCGGCGCCTTGCGCTACCACGCGGACGGTGTGATCGACGCGCTTTCGGATGCCGATGCCGGGATTGCGCGGCGCCTGTTGACCGGTCTGGTGTGGGTCGGCGAGCAACGCGGCGCCGTGGCGGCGCGCCCGATCGCCAAGGTGGAACTGTTGAACCGGTTTGCCGATCCGGCGCGCGCCGAAGGCGTGCTGCAACGCCTGGCGGATGAACGGTTGGTGGTGATTCGTGCCGATGCCGGTGGCGCAATGGCCGATATCGCACACGACACGCTGCCGCTGTACTGGTCGCGGTTGCGGACCTGGGTGGATGCCGACCGGGCCTTCCTGCAATGGCGCGAACGCCTGCGCCTGGTGATGTCCGAATGGCAGCGCCTCGACCAGGATCCGGCGTCGCTGCTGCATGGCTCGGCGTTGTTGGAAGCAGAGCGCTGGCAGACCGAGCAGGCCGTGGAGCTGGGTGCCGGCGAGCGGCGTTTCATCGAACGTAGCCTGGCGAAGCGGGACAGCGATCGGCGCGCGCGGGAGCGTCGGCGTCGGCGTGCGTTGCTCGCGGTCAGTGGCGCACTGGTGGTCACCGCGTTGCTGGCAGGGCTGTTGGCCTGGCAGTGGCGACTGGCCGAGGCACAGACCCGCGCGGCGCTGGCCGGGCAGTGGGCCGCCGAGGCACAGAGGCTGGCCGGGTCTGAACCCGACCGGACCGAACAGGTCGCGTTGCTCGCGGTCGAGTCGTTCAACGCCGTGCCATCGCGCCAGGCCTACCAGGCCCTGCATGCCGCGGTCGCGCTGATGCCGCGCCGGGTGGTCGGCGGTCTCGGCCACCCCGCGTCGATCAATCGGTTGCGATTCGATCCGGCCGGGCGGTTGCTGTTGAGTGCGAGCGACGACCACACGGTCGGCGTCTGGGACTGGCGGGCATCGCGCGCGGTGCAGCGCCTGCAGCACGCAGGGCGGGTCAATCTGGCGATTTTCAGTCCGGACGGAAAGCTGATCGCCAGTGCCAGCGAGGACGACACCGCAGCGGTCTGGGACACGGCGAGCGGCCGGCGTTTGTTCGTCCTGCCGCACGACGGTGACGTCGTCGATCTCGCCTTCAGCCCGGATGGGTACTATCTCGCGACCGCGAGCCATGACAAAAAGGCACGCCTGTGGAACCTCGATGACGGAACCCTGGAGCGGACCTTCGAGATGGTCCGTTGGGTGACTGCGGTCACGTTCAGTGACGACGGTCGCTATCTCGCGATCGGCAGCGGCAGTGCCATCGAGTTGTGGGCCGACAGGCTCAGGCTGGGCCAGGGTGCCGGTGCCGCACAACGCGACCGGCTGGCCCGGGAACGTCCCGGTGGCGTCCTGGTATGGGACATCGCACAGGGAAGCGAGCGGCTGCGCCTGAAAGACGGGCAGGGCATCAACGACGTGAGTTTTTCGCCCGATTCACGCCTGATCGCGGTGGCCAGCGCAGACCGCAGTGCGACGACCCATGACCTGCTCAGTGGCGAGGCGCTGGCGAGCGTGCAGCACGAGGACGGTGTCCAGCAGGTGGCGTTCAGTCCCGACGGGCGCTACGTGGCATCCATCAGTGCCTCCGGACTCCTGCTGACCTCCGCGGTCAACTCGGCAAAGGCATGGGATCCGCACTCGGGGCAGGAGTACGCGCGCGTCGCATTCGCGGCGCCGCTGCTCGACCTTGCGGTCAGCCCGAGCGGACGGACCTTCGTCGTCGGCAGTGGTGACCGCACCGCCCGCGTCGTCGAGCCCATGTTGCAGCGTGAGATCGCACGCATCGGTTGGCCGGGTTCGGTGCTCGCCGTCGCCTTCTCACCCGACGCACACCACGTGGCGGTAGCCGGCGCGCAGGGCGATCTGAGCGTCTGGGAGGTCGCCGACTCGGCCGCTCGGTTCGGTCTCGCAAGCAACTGGTCGAACCGCGCCGTGACCTTGAGCCCGGACGGCAGCTACCTCGCCGGATACGGCCCCGCGGGCAGCATCGAGCTGTGGCCGATCGGCGGCGATCAGGCGCGTGCGCGCGTCGCAACCGGCGACGAGGTCGCTGTCCTGCGGGTCGCCATCGACGGGGGACGCCTGGCGACCACCCACGCCGATGGCATCGCAAGGCTGTGGGATGCGAGCAGCGGTACACCCATCGCGCAGGCGCCGCGGGGTGACGTCAACGGCCTCGCGATACCGGCCCCGGACGGTAGGCACTGGGCATTCACCGGTGAGACCCTGGAACAGCTGAATATCGTCGATCCGTCGGCCCCGTCGCAGGCGGTGACCGTTCGCCACGAGGCCGGGATCGTGCATGCAGTCTTCAGCGCCGACAGTCGATTGCTGGCGACTGCCGGGCAGGACGCCGCGGTGCGCGTGTGGGAGGTGGCGACAGGCCGACTGCGACAGGCGCTCGCTTTGGGCGGCGACGTCTCGTCCCTGGCATTCAGCCACGACGCTCAGCTGTTGGCAGTCGCCGGTGTCGACGACGTTCGGGTCTACAGGACACTCGATGGACAGCTGGCGGAGCGCATTCCCCATGCAGCCTCGTTGGTCGCGTTCAGCCACGATGACGGCTACCTGGCGATCGCCGATCAGCACGACCTGGTGATCTGGGACCGTATCCGCGGCGAGGTGCTTGGAAGCATCGCGCACGACGCCTCCGTCTACCAGGTCGCCTTCAGCGGCGACGGAGAGACCGTGGTGACAGCAACCGGCGAACTTTTTTCTGCGCAACACCGGGTACAACGCTGGCTGTGGCAGCCAGAGGCACTGCTCGCCGAGGCCTGCACCAGGGCGACGCGCAACCTGACTCAGGCGGAATGGATACGTTACATGAGTGGCCTGAGCTATCGTCGTACCTGTCCGGATCTGCCAATCGATCTCGCCGATGCCATGCAGCATGCGGCCGCGTTGGCAAAGGCCGGCGATCGTGACGCGGCACACGATGCCTATCGCCGTGCGGCGAGATGGGCGATCGACGCCGGCGATGCAGCGGCCTGCAACGGCGTGTGCTGGTTGGGCGGGCTCGATGGCTTTGCCGAGACCGTGCTGCCGGCGTGTGATTGTGCGGTCGACCTCTCGACCGAGCAGCGCGCGTTCCACCGTGACAGCCGCGCGCTTGTGCGCGCACGTTCGGGGGACCGGCTGGGTGCCGCCGAGGATCTGACCGCGTTCGTCGCCGCGCTGCGCGACGAACCCGCGATGGCCGGCATGGTCGCGCAGCGTGAGGCCTGGCTGCAGATCCTTTCCAACGGCGGCGATCCTTACGACCACGCCACGCTCGAGGCACTGCGGCGAGAGTAG
- a CDS encoding tetratricopeptide repeat protein, protein MSGETDIEQARRAIQLGDRPSAARICGDILGKQADHIEALQLLCGIAEPGEADTVIGYLKRALALDGDAHTVHFLLGDMYATAGDVAAAERAFQVVIDAQPGVAAPWVRLGDAMRRTGHSDEAISAYREAVSIETDSADAWARLGLVFLERGQAGDAMMALRRALKQRANDSETRQALAIALQRLGRGGEAIGVLQEAVRLDPRSASNYERLGDLLLDEGRLVDAGAAYQQAVSGSPELASAHYGAARAEERSGNLEAAAAGYRHALELQPDSADYWLSLLLTRQRLCDWDGVEQMQAQLATGPSAFIVPPLAAVSLGLPAVQQRQIATRFAESLRVEQARPPASVFSMRPIRIGYLSSGLSDDAVGRAAAALIERHDRNQFRVAVFNCGPADKGEVQRRIRRAADEVVDIRFHSPAAAVREIRARGVQVLVDLGGYGRDARPEILAPRVAPLQIGLFGYRGTLGADFEDYLVVDDYLVPEEAAPLYTERLLRMPRGLFVADVPQPAVVAREACDLPDDAFVFCCFDDARKISRQIFDIWMQLLDVMPGSVLWLEERSRDSSARLCDAARQRGIDPQRLRFSAVTDLPSTLGRYAHAHLCLDTYPCSAGTTALHALIAGCPLLTCSGDSYVTRTAGSVLRQLGLDALITSDLGDYLGLAKALSADMPRLAAVRAQLEERLDDAPFTDLQGFTESLERAFDNMLRHGAEGKDA, encoded by the coding sequence ATGTCCGGTGAAACCGATATCGAACAGGCCCGTCGCGCCATACAACTGGGAGATCGCCCGTCTGCGGCGCGCATCTGCGGCGACATCCTGGGTAAACAGGCCGATCATATCGAGGCGCTGCAGTTGCTCTGCGGCATTGCCGAGCCAGGCGAGGCGGATACCGTGATTGGGTATCTGAAACGCGCGCTCGCGCTCGACGGTGACGCGCACACAGTGCACTTTCTTCTCGGAGACATGTACGCGACGGCGGGTGACGTCGCTGCCGCGGAGCGTGCGTTTCAGGTCGTCATAGACGCACAGCCGGGTGTGGCGGCACCCTGGGTGCGGCTCGGCGATGCCATGCGCCGAACCGGTCACAGCGACGAGGCGATCTCTGCGTATCGGGAGGCGGTTTCGATCGAAACCGACAGTGCCGATGCCTGGGCGCGACTGGGCCTGGTGTTCCTCGAGCGGGGGCAGGCCGGCGACGCGATGATGGCGCTCAGGCGCGCACTGAAGCAACGCGCGAACGATTCAGAGACGCGGCAGGCACTGGCGATCGCGCTACAGCGCCTGGGTCGGGGCGGCGAGGCGATCGGCGTCCTGCAGGAGGCGGTGCGTCTGGATCCCCGGTCGGCATCGAACTACGAACGACTCGGCGACCTGCTGCTCGATGAAGGTCGCCTGGTCGACGCCGGGGCGGCATATCAACAGGCGGTCAGTGGGAGTCCGGAACTGGCATCGGCGCACTACGGTGCCGCCCGTGCGGAGGAAAGGTCTGGAAACCTCGAAGCAGCGGCCGCTGGATATCGACATGCGCTCGAGTTGCAACCCGATTCTGCCGACTACTGGCTGAGCCTGCTGCTGACCCGGCAGCGCCTGTGTGACTGGGATGGCGTGGAACAGATGCAGGCGCAGCTCGCGACCGGGCCTTCTGCGTTCATCGTGCCACCGCTCGCGGCCGTGTCGCTCGGCCTGCCTGCCGTGCAGCAGCGGCAGATCGCCACCCGCTTTGCCGAATCACTGCGTGTCGAACAGGCGCGACCGCCGGCATCGGTGTTCAGCATGCGTCCGATCAGGATCGGGTATCTGTCGAGCGGTCTATCGGACGATGCCGTGGGCAGGGCGGCGGCTGCGCTGATCGAACGGCATGATCGCAACCAGTTTCGGGTTGCGGTATTCAACTGCGGACCGGCCGATAAAGGCGAGGTCCAGCGACGCATCAGGCGCGCGGCCGACGAGGTCGTCGATATCCGGTTTCATTCGCCAGCGGCGGCGGTGCGCGAGATACGCGCCCGCGGTGTGCAGGTCTTGGTCGATCTGGGCGGCTATGGAAGGGATGCGCGTCCGGAGATCCTCGCACCGCGCGTGGCGCCGTTGCAGATCGGTCTGTTCGGTTACCGTGGCACCCTGGGAGCGGACTTCGAGGACTACCTGGTCGTCGACGACTACCTGGTGCCCGAGGAGGCAGCGCCGCTCTACACGGAACGGTTGCTGCGAATGCCGCGCGGGTTGTTCGTTGCCGACGTGCCGCAGCCGGCGGTGGTCGCGCGCGAGGCGTGCGACCTGCCCGACGATGCCTTCGTGTTCTGCTGTTTCGACGATGCACGCAAGATCAGTCGCCAAATCTTCGACATCTGGATGCAACTGCTGGACGTGATGCCGGGCAGTGTGCTGTGGCTCGAGGAGCGTAGCAGGGACAGCAGTGCGCGACTGTGCGACGCGGCAAGGCAACGCGGGATCGATCCACAACGCCTGCGGTTCTCCGCGGTCACCGATCTGCCGTCCACGCTGGGAAGGTACGCACATGCGCATCTCTGCCTCGACACCTATCCCTGCAGTGCCGGGACCACGGCGCTTCACGCACTGATCGCGGGCTGCCCGTTGTTGACCTGCTCCGGCGACAGTTACGTGACGCGCACCGCCGGCAGCGTGCTGAGGCAGCTTGGTCTGGATGCGTTGATCACCAGCGACCTCGGCGACTACCTGGGCCTGGCGAAAGCGTTGTCCGCGGATATGCCGCGTCTCGCCGCCGTGCGTGCGCAGCTCGAAGAGCGCCTCGATGACGCACCGTTCACGGACCTGCAAGGGTTTACCGAGTCGCTCGAGCGCGCATTCGACAACATGTTGCGGCACGGTGCCGAAGGGAAGGACGCCTGA
- a CDS encoding response regulator, with protein sequence MSEDSRIEIGLRTRILLIALAMLLVATSGAIVTAGYLINERLIQAQQSRAEAIARGLNSQLQRLFALGIALDQLQGFEDQCREAVEHNEGLSQAMVIAPDGRILFHNDPSNPRGTGVDGVIDNAISTGERFLRHFDSGNFFVLQPVSEPNGAHVGTIAVGFPFSLVEQERNHVMIATLLVSIVAIGVGMLLLLFTLSRYVIGPITSIVTATERLRATGDAPPGQRLPASDLYEFSVMANGINRLLDRVEEHERALHQAKDVAVAANRAKTAFLANMSHELRTPMNAIMGFTELSLRSSEEPRTRDYLEKMRTAERNLLAIIADVLDLSRIEAERLTIECKPFNVGQLVDKQIRLIEHAAEDKNLTLETEIAGDLDDLVVTGDPQRLGQVLLNLMSNAVKFTHEGRVTVRARVTDRHDDTVTLRVEVQDTGIGIATIDQARLFQPFEQVDNSRTRNYGGTGIGLAISKRIVEMMNGRIGVRSQPGKGSTFWFVLSLPLAESASTRIETAEPETPDNAQLHDLCAGMRILVVEDDAVNQLVISDLLDAVGLTAEIAGDGQQALELVDPERHALVLMDVHMPNMDGVTAVKEMRKQHRLLHLPILAVTANAFDENRERCLSAGMNDFIEKPVEADEFYATLGMWLKCREAPD encoded by the coding sequence GTGAGCGAAGACAGCCGTATCGAAATCGGGTTGCGGACACGCATTCTGCTGATCGCTCTTGCGATGCTGCTGGTTGCCACCTCGGGGGCCATCGTAACCGCCGGATACCTGATCAACGAACGCCTGATACAGGCCCAGCAGTCGCGTGCCGAGGCCATCGCGCGAGGTCTCAACAGCCAGTTGCAGCGCCTGTTCGCCCTGGGCATCGCACTCGACCAGTTGCAGGGCTTCGAAGACCAGTGTCGCGAAGCGGTCGAGCACAACGAAGGGCTGTCCCAAGCCATGGTGATCGCACCCGACGGTCGCATCCTGTTCCACAACGATCCCTCCAACCCGCGCGGGACCGGGGTCGACGGCGTCATCGACAACGCGATCTCGACCGGCGAACGGTTCTTGCGGCACTTCGACTCGGGCAATTTCTTTGTACTCCAGCCCGTGAGCGAACCTAACGGAGCACATGTCGGCACCATCGCCGTCGGATTTCCCTTCAGCCTGGTCGAGCAGGAACGCAATCACGTGATGATTGCCACGCTGTTGGTGTCCATCGTGGCGATCGGGGTTGGAATGCTGTTGCTGTTGTTCACCCTTTCACGCTACGTGATCGGCCCGATCACCAGCATCGTGACGGCGACTGAACGACTGCGCGCGACCGGCGACGCACCACCGGGGCAACGCCTGCCCGCCAGCGACCTGTATGAATTCAGCGTGATGGCGAATGGCATCAACCGGCTACTGGACCGGGTCGAAGAGCATGAGCGCGCGCTTCACCAGGCAAAAGACGTGGCGGTAGCGGCAAACCGTGCGAAAACCGCTTTTCTTGCCAATATGAGCCACGAGTTGCGCACACCGATGAACGCCATCATGGGCTTCACCGAGCTGTCGTTGAGGTCGTCGGAGGAGCCACGCACCCGAGACTACCTGGAGAAGATGCGCACCGCCGAGCGCAACCTGCTCGCGATCATCGCCGATGTACTGGATCTTTCCCGTATCGAGGCCGAACGCCTGACCATCGAATGCAAGCCATTCAATGTCGGGCAGCTCGTGGACAAACAGATCCGGTTGATCGAACACGCGGCCGAGGACAAAAACCTCACCCTGGAGACCGAGATCGCCGGGGACCTGGACGACCTCGTGGTCACCGGCGATCCACAGCGTCTGGGCCAGGTGCTGTTGAACCTCATGAGCAACGCGGTCAAGTTCACGCACGAAGGACGTGTCACCGTGCGCGCCCGTGTAACGGATCGACACGACGACACGGTGACGCTGCGCGTCGAGGTACAGGACACAGGCATCGGTATCGCCACCATCGACCAGGCGAGACTGTTTCAACCGTTCGAACAGGTGGACAATTCACGGACGCGCAACTACGGCGGTACCGGTATCGGTCTGGCAATCAGCAAGCGCATCGTCGAAATGATGAACGGGCGAATCGGCGTGAGGAGCCAGCCGGGCAAAGGCAGCACTTTCTGGTTCGTCCTGTCGCTGCCACTGGCCGAGTCCGCATCGACCAGGATCGAGACTGCCGAGCCCGAGACACCTGACAATGCGCAGCTGCACGATCTGTGCGCCGGGATGCGCATATTGGTCGTCGAGGACGATGCGGTGAACCAGCTGGTGATCAGCGATCTGCTGGACGCCGTCGGCCTGACCGCCGAGATTGCCGGAGACGGCCAGCAGGCGCTCGAACTGGTCGATCCGGAACGCCATGCCCTCGTGCTGATGGACGTGCATATGCCGAACATGGACGGCGTGACCGCCGTCAAGGAGATGCGCAAGCAACATCGCCTGCTGCACCTGCCGATCCTTGCCGTCACGGCAAACGCATTCGACGAGAATCGCGAGCGCTGTCTCAGCGCAGGCATGAATGACTTCATCGAAAAGCCGGTCGAGGCCGACGAGTTCTACGCCACCCTCGGCATGTGGCTGAAATGCCGCGAAGCGCCCGATTGA
- a CDS encoding DUF302 domain-containing protein: MYEFNVTLTTPFDQAVADVSAALAAVGFGIVSDVDVRAILLSKLGKEIPGYRILGTCNPGLADRVISAEPNAGVLLPCNVVVRAVDERTTVVSFMQPSAMLDMTLTEEPKVVAAEAANMLQEVVGKLTAKS, encoded by the coding sequence ATGTATGAATTCAATGTGACACTGACGACGCCGTTCGACCAGGCGGTCGCCGACGTGAGCGCAGCCTTGGCGGCAGTCGGTTTCGGTATCGTAAGCGATGTCGACGTTCGCGCGATCCTCCTCAGCAAACTGGGCAAGGAGATCCCCGGTTACCGCATCCTGGGCACCTGCAATCCCGGGTTGGCCGACCGCGTCATCAGCGCCGAGCCCAATGCCGGGGTGTTGTTGCCGTGCAATGTCGTGGTACGCGCGGTCGATGAACGAACGACGGTCGTGAGTTTCATGCAACCGTCGGCGATGCTTGACATGACCCTGACGGAAGAGCCGAAGGTGGTCGCCGCCGAGGCGGCCAACATGCTCCAGGAGGTCGTCGGAAAGCTCACCGCAAAGAGCTGA
- a CDS encoding bifunctional sulfate adenylyltransferase/adenylylsulfate kinase: protein MTFRVQPHGGGGLVNLLVEEEAAEDIRRASGGFPSITLSQRQVCDLELLISGAFSPLDGFMTRATYDAVVESLSLPDGTLWPVPIVLDVSEAFAEKLSVGDRIALRDNEGFMPAVMTVEDIWRPDRQREAERVYDTGDTSHPGVRYLLSNVNPVYIGGRIEGVQAPLHHDFENHWDTPDEMRGLFSKSGWRRVVAFQTSKPMHRLQRDITLRVAKDLQAHILLHPTVGMTKPGDLHYYARVHCYQAIRRHFPHNLAMLSLLPLAMRMAGPREALWHAIVHQNYGCSHMIVGPKHAGPPTPPGEEPRFYDAAASRELIDAHANRLGIGIVHVEAQQYVPSRQRFMGVSEIAAQGLEGIEYTDAQLKCDLAIGETPPEWFSFPEVVGELRNVYPPRNRQGFTLFFTGLSGSGKSTLAKIVYGKLVEGGRRPATLLDGDIVRQNLSSELGFSKAHRDLNIRRIGYVASEITKNGGIAICAPIAPYTETRRAVREMVEERGAFIEVHVATPLEVCEARDRKGLYAKARKGLIPEFTGISDPYEVPERAELVIDTADVSPMEAAQEIYLYLLKEGFIDS from the coding sequence ATGACGTTCAGGGTGCAACCACATGGCGGTGGCGGGTTGGTCAATCTTCTGGTCGAAGAGGAAGCTGCGGAGGACATCAGGCGGGCATCGGGTGGTTTTCCCTCGATCACGCTGTCTCAACGCCAGGTCTGCGATCTCGAGTTGTTGATCAGTGGCGCCTTCTCGCCGCTCGACGGATTCATGACCCGGGCGACCTACGATGCCGTGGTCGAAAGTCTCAGTCTGCCCGACGGTACGCTCTGGCCGGTGCCGATCGTGCTGGACGTCAGCGAGGCGTTTGCCGAGAAACTGTCCGTTGGTGACCGGATAGCCTTGCGCGACAACGAGGGGTTCATGCCCGCGGTGATGACCGTGGAGGACATCTGGCGGCCGGACCGGCAGCGCGAGGCCGAACGGGTGTACGACACCGGCGATACCTCGCATCCCGGCGTGCGTTATCTGTTGTCGAACGTGAATCCGGTGTACATCGGAGGCCGCATCGAGGGCGTACAGGCGCCGTTGCATCATGACTTCGAGAATCATTGGGACACGCCGGACGAGATGCGGGGCCTGTTCAGCAAGTCGGGCTGGCGTCGCGTCGTCGCGTTTCAGACCAGCAAGCCGATGCATCGCCTGCAGCGCGACATCACCCTGCGCGTTGCCAAGGATCTGCAGGCGCATATTCTGTTGCACCCGACCGTCGGCATGACCAAGCCGGGCGACCTGCATTACTACGCGCGGGTGCACTGTTATCAGGCGATCCGGCGCCATTTTCCGCATAACCTCGCGATGCTGTCGCTGTTGCCGCTGGCGATGCGCATGGCGGGACCACGCGAGGCGCTGTGGCACGCGATCGTGCACCAGAACTACGGCTGTTCGCACATGATCGTCGGCCCCAAACATGCCGGCCCGCCGACCCCGCCGGGGGAAGAGCCGCGGTTCTACGATGCGGCGGCGTCTCGTGAACTGATCGACGCGCACGCGAACCGCCTCGGCATTGGGATAGTGCACGTGGAGGCCCAGCAATACGTGCCGTCCAGACAACGCTTCATGGGGGTGTCGGAGATCGCCGCGCAGGGACTCGAGGGGATCGAGTACACCGATGCGCAGCTCAAGTGCGACCTGGCGATCGGTGAGACGCCGCCCGAATGGTTCAGTTTTCCCGAGGTCGTCGGTGAACTGCGCAACGTCTATCCGCCGCGCAATCGCCAGGGGTTCACGTTGTTCTTCACCGGCCTTTCCGGATCCGGCAAATCGACGCTCGCGAAGATCGTCTACGGCAAGCTGGTCGAGGGAGGTCGGCGACCGGCCACATTGCTCGATGGTGACATCGTGCGCCAGAACCTCTCCAGTGAGCTGGGCTTTTCGAAGGCCCATCGCGATCTGAACATCCGCCGTATCGGTTATGTGGCGAGCGAGATCACGAAGAACGGCGGCATCGCGATCTGTGCGCCGATCGCCCCCTATACCGAGACACGTCGCGCGGTGCGTGAGATGGTCGAGGAACGTGGCGCCTTCATCGAAGTCCACGTCGCCACGCCGCTCGAGGTGTGCGAAGCGCGCGACCGCAAGGGGTTGTACGCCAAGGCGCGCAAGGGCTTGATCCCGGAGTTCACCGGCATCAGTGATCCCTACGAAGTCCCGGAACGTGCCGAGCTGGTGATCGACACCGCCGATGTCAGCCCGATGGAGGCGGCGCAGGAGATCTATCTCTACCTGCTGAAAGAAGGGTTCATCGACTCCTGA